The Geobacillus stearothermophilus ATCC 12980 genome contains a region encoding:
- a CDS encoding MTP-1 family protein has protein sequence MLFSLPTLKTCQVLVDEFRSAPQPFEPEKLRFAGVGDRDVYNISAPFVDEGEWVIAGRVEARDSEQSEVYFFVERDGVWVPRDGAPVFALQDPFVARIHGQLVFGGVETFPHPVFDGELSWRTVFYRGRNIRSLKKFAEGPDGMKDIRLVELKDGSIGVFTRPQGEKGGRGKIGFTRIFSLDELTPDVIEAAPILDAQFMDEEWGGVNEAHLLANGLVGALGHIACFDEHGNRHYYPMVFVLNPETMERSELQLLALRSHFLDGPAKRPDLANVVFSGGLIRKGDGTAELYAGVGDAEAQKISLIDPFAKYEAQELDRMYASV, from the coding sequence ATGTTATTCTCATTGCCAACATTAAAGACATGTCAAGTGTTAGTAGACGAATTTCGTTCGGCCCCGCAGCCGTTTGAGCCGGAAAAGCTTCGCTTTGCGGGTGTCGGGGACCGGGACGTTTACAATATTTCTGCACCGTTTGTGGATGAAGGAGAATGGGTGATCGCTGGGCGCGTCGAGGCGCGCGACAGCGAGCAATCGGAAGTGTACTTTTTCGTCGAGCGCGACGGCGTCTGGGTTCCTCGTGACGGGGCGCCGGTGTTCGCCTTGCAGGATCCGTTTGTGGCGCGCATTCACGGTCAGTTGGTGTTCGGCGGCGTGGAGACGTTTCCGCATCCGGTGTTTGACGGCGAGCTGAGCTGGCGGACGGTCTTTTACCGCGGCCGCAATATTCGCAGTTTGAAAAAGTTCGCCGAAGGGCCGGACGGAATGAAGGACATTCGCCTTGTCGAGCTGAAAGATGGCTCGATCGGCGTGTTCACCCGGCCGCAAGGGGAAAAAGGCGGACGCGGGAAAATCGGGTTCACCCGCATTTTCTCGCTCGATGAGTTGACGCCGGACGTGATTGAGGCCGCGCCGATTTTGGACGCCCAATTTATGGATGAAGAATGGGGCGGCGTGAATGAGGCGCATTTGCTGGCGAACGGGCTTGTGGGGGCGCTTGGCCATATCGCTTGCTTTGACGAGCACGGCAACCGCCATTACTACCCGATGGTGTTCGTGTTGAACCCGGAGACGATGGAGCGTTCAGAGCTGCAATTGCTTGCGCTTCGCTCCCACTTTTTGGATGGTCCGGCGAAACGGCCGGATTTGGCGAACGTTGTCTTTAGCGGCGGACTCATCCGCAAAGGCGACGGCACGGCTGAGCTGTACGCCGGCGTCGGCGACGCCGAGGCGCAAAAAATTTCGCTCATCGACCCGTTTGCGAAATACGAAGCGCAAGAGCTCGACCGAATGTACGCTTCCGTTTAG
- a CDS encoding macro domain-containing protein, with amino-acid sequence MIRAMVGDLTKVEGVEYICNAANGIGPMGGGVAAAIRRAGGRVIEEEAIRVCQAQDPKPGDLYVTGAGSLPFRGVLHLVTMKQPAGATSYDIVRACLERLVAHCRENGIKKVALPALGTGVGRLDKARVARLFREVLAPVEDVEFVVVDIDESFIQMVDSY; translated from the coding sequence ATGATTCGTGCCATGGTCGGCGATCTGACCAAAGTGGAAGGAGTCGAGTACATTTGCAATGCCGCCAACGGCATCGGGCCGATGGGCGGCGGCGTGGCGGCGGCGATCCGTCGGGCGGGGGGACGTGTGATCGAGGAGGAAGCGATCCGCGTCTGTCAAGCGCAAGACCCTAAGCCCGGCGATTTGTACGTGACAGGAGCAGGCTCGCTGCCGTTTCGCGGGGTCCTTCACTTAGTGACGATGAAGCAGCCTGCAGGGGCGACGTCGTATGACATCGTTCGGGCGTGTCTCGAGCGGCTTGTCGCGCACTGTCGGGAGAACGGAATCAAGAAGGTGGCGTTGCCGGCCTTGGGAACCGGAGTCGGCCGGCTTGACAAAGCGAGAGTGGCTAGGTTATTTCGCGAGGTGCTCGCGCCGGTTGAGGATGTGGAATTTGTGGTCGTTGATATCGACGAGTCATTTATCCAAATGGTTGATTCATATTAA
- the galU gene encoding UTP--glucose-1-phosphate uridylyltransferase GalU: MKKVRKAIIPAAGLGTRFLPATKAMPKEMLPIVDKPTIQYIVEEAMASGIEDIIIVTGKGKRAIEDHFDYAFELEQLLKQKGKLDLLEKVKEPSKVDIHYIRQKEPKGLGHAVWCARNFIGDEPFAVLLGDDIVQAEKPCLKQLIEQYEQTFSSVIGVKRVPEEETHRYGIIDPLEQKGRRYQVRRFVEKPAPGTAPSNLAIVGRYVLTPEIFLFLEKQEVGAGGEIQLTDAIGRLNEIQRVFAYEFEGKRYDVGEKLGFIETTIEFALQNEELRADLLSFLERVVAEAKGSKSS, from the coding sequence ATGAAAAAAGTGCGCAAAGCGATCATTCCGGCAGCGGGCCTTGGGACGCGGTTTTTGCCGGCGACAAAGGCCATGCCGAAGGAGATGCTTCCGATTGTCGATAAGCCGACGATTCAATATATTGTTGAAGAGGCGATGGCATCAGGCATTGAGGACATCATCATCGTCACCGGGAAAGGGAAGCGGGCGATTGAAGACCATTTTGACTATGCGTTTGAGCTCGAGCAGCTGCTGAAGCAAAAAGGAAAATTGGACTTGCTTGAGAAAGTAAAAGAGCCATCAAAAGTGGACATCCACTACATTCGCCAAAAAGAGCCAAAAGGGCTGGGGCATGCTGTTTGGTGCGCGCGCAATTTCATCGGAGACGAGCCGTTTGCGGTGTTGTTGGGCGATGATATCGTCCAAGCGGAAAAACCTTGTTTAAAACAGCTCATTGAGCAATACGAACAAACGTTCAGCTCGGTGATCGGCGTCAAGCGCGTGCCGGAGGAAGAGACGCACCGTTACGGGATCATCGACCCGCTCGAGCAGAAGGGACGGCGCTACCAAGTGCGCCGCTTTGTCGAAAAACCCGCTCCGGGCACAGCGCCGTCGAACCTCGCGATCGTCGGGCGGTACGTGTTGACGCCGGAAATTTTCTTGTTTTTGGAGAAGCAGGAAGTCGGCGCAGGCGGGGAGATTCAGCTCACCGATGCGATCGGGCGGCTGAATGAAATTCAGCGCGTCTTTGCCTACGAGTTTGAAGGAAAACGGTACGATGTCGGCGAGAAGCTCGGCTTTATCGAAACGACGATTGAATTTGCCTTGCAAAACGAGGAGCTGCGCGCCGATTTGCTTTCGTTTTTGGAGCGGGTGGTGGCCGAGGCGAAGGGATCGAAGAGCAGCTAA